Genomic window (Candidatus Anaeroferrophillus wilburensis):
CCATAGACTCACAATGTAGCGTTTTTATTGAAAAAAAGCAACATGGATCAATCAATACCAGTCTTTTGCCTGTATCTCATGGGATTTCACCCTTTGCTTTTTGCTCAACGGCCACTAATTGTCAATGGTAATATAAAAGCATACCATAAACGGGAACAAAAAGTGTACATTTCCACGGTAAATGGAAATATGGTAGCCTTCCCGTGGGAAGGCTACCATGATCACAGTGAAGGATTATATGGACATTTTGGCATTAAAGCACCAGGACTCAACATTCGAGCAATTGTCAGGAAGCTGGGCATCCCTCGCAAAACAATGAAGAAATATCTTGAAGGCTAGCAGCTGCCTTTCTATAAGAAGCAAAAACGGGCTTCAATCCTGGAACCCTAGCACCAGGTTTATCCCTACCTGCTCCGCGACCTGACTATCGATTGTCCCAACCAGGTATTGACAGCCGATACAAGCTTATATCCCGATGCACCGGGGGTTTATGTACCTGGTGGCCATTATGGACTGGCACAGTCGCAAGGTACTTGTCTGGAAGGTCTCAAACACCATGGAAACCGATTTCTGCCTTGAGGCCCTGGAAGAAGCGATCAGCAACCATGGTTGTCCTGAAATATTCAACACCGATCAGGGCAGCCAGTTTACCAGCATTGCCTTTACCGACATGCTGAAGGAGCATAACATCAAGATCAGCATGGACGGCCGTGGGCGTTACCAAGATAACATTTTCATTGAACGTCTCTGGTGGACGGTGAAATACCACTATCTTTATTTCCATGCCTTTGCTAGTGGAACAGAATTACGACAAGGGCTGAAAGACTGGTTTACCTTTTATCTTGACAGTCAAAAGTTCTTTTTACAACGTACGTTAAACTAGCCAGTCAAGTTTTGGTAAACGCATAAAATAAAACATAAAAC
Coding sequences:
- a CDS encoding DDE-type integrase/transposase/recombinase, with amino-acid sequence MHRGFMYLVAIMDWHSRKVLVWKVSNTMETDFCLEALEEAISNHGCPEIFNTDQGSQFTSIAFTDMLKEHNIKISMDGRGRYQDNIFIERLWWTVKYHYLYFHAFASGTELRQGLKDWFTFYLDSQKFFLQRTLN